GCAACTGCAACCAACTGCTTAAATGATCCTTTAAATTCTTTGAACTCATTCTTCATATCTTCTTTCAACACCTCATTCAGCTCAAAGATCCGATCTCTTCCAACAGCTTCTGTAAGATTTCTGGCAAAGAACCCTGCTACATCTTCACtacattgtcatcaagatacttgcaaaTAGACTCCTGTATAACCTGTTCTAATATTGTTCCTGGAATTGAAGCCAGGCTGCCTGACCTGTAGTTCCCTGGATCTTCTTCATTCCCTAGATCTTGTTTCATCACCACCAGCTTCCTAGAAAACTAGTTTGGGTCCACTCCATGAGAGGGGATTTTTGGGAGAAACTGGGTCAACTGCCCTGGCCATTTATCCTTTCCAAAAGTCAACCAAAATTGTAACAGAATCCTCTGCTGAGGCAGCAGGAAACTCTCCAAGAGCCATAAGGATTCCATCTGGATTcataagcctcctggggtggATTTCTAGCAAGTCTAAACCCCATTATAACTGAACGATAGCCAGTTCCTCCACTCCCAGGTCACCGTCATCCCACCCAGCATGGAAAGTAAAGTCCAGAATTTGCCTAGAACCAGAATAGGGCAAGACACAACATGgaacagacccatggttgtcgtACTGCAACCTTCCTGAACGCCTCCTAGTTGGGCAGCATGGATGTTGAATTTCCCTGGCATTACAAGCCAAGCAGACTAGAGAGGAAAATTAAATCAGGGAGAGCAAAATTCAAGGGCTGGGCAATGCTCTTACACACCCCTGAATTATTCTAAGGATAAAATGAAATAGCTTCATACATACCACATTTGTCCCAAATGAAAGCTGGGACACAAGTGTGACAAAaacctaaaaaaagaaaaatgtacctGGAATTGCTTTCCAGCCATACGACAGCCTTGGATGCTTGATAACATCTGATTTATACCTGCAATAGCACAGAAAAAGAAGTCCTTCAAACAAGATGCAGAGGGAATAAGACTGAGCTGAGAATTTTGCACTTACATTCATCTTCACCTAATTCCAACAAAAAGATCACAGAATTGTAAAAATGGAAGGGACTTTGGTTAGTCCAAGCCTCCATAATGCAGGATCGGTAATGGAGAATATATCTTGCTGATAGATGGCTGTCGAGTCTCTGCCAAAACATCTTCAAGAACAGAGAATCCTACACTTCCCAAGGTACTGTCAAATAATTATGaggatgttttttaaacatttagttCAAATTTGCTTCCCCTTGATTTCCACCCACTGTATCTAATCCTGACCTCTTGGAGCAGAATGAATGTCCCAAAGGCATAAATGACAACCAGACTTCTCTTGACCATTGGACAAGTGTGGTATTTCTCCCAGATGGTAGTGCTACAATGTTGTCAGGCAGGCCTTTACTACACATTTGTCTGCTGGTTTCTTCAACCAAAGCTGGCATATATGTTGCCAGTTTAGGAAATAACATGAGGTAAATTGAAGTGAACATGATATGTtcctcaacaacatctggactaAACAAAATGGACACAGAACCAATAAGAAGGCAAAGCTAGACCCTACTATCCTGAGCATGCATATGATGCAGTCCACTAATCACTTTTACAACTTGTTGTGGAAGTCTTTATGGATAATGTCTTATTTTTCCCCTAACATTCCCCAACCTGCCATCAAATGTACtagaagttttctttttaatctccTGAGTAAAGGCAGTTGCTCAAGCTATAAAACAAGGACTTTTGCCATACAACAGCACACATTTACacacctttccttcttctccatgACTGCACATGGATTTGCCAGCTCCTCAGACCAGGGAAGACTTCCACAGAGCCACTTCACTAAACAGTAACCCAAGGATTCAAGATCACTCCTACGGGATGGTGCTGATAGGACAGGGAAAGAAAACACATTCACTGGAAAAACATTAAGAGCTGAGTGTGGGAGGTGAAGATGATGTACGGCCAACGCTGAACCACTTAGTTGATAAATTGCTGCCTAAATATGTGTTTCATTTTCTAACTATTCATTTCAGGCTCTAATTACTCTAAAATCTCCAgacacagggtgcatctacactgtagaaataatgcaatttgacaccacttaaaatactgtagccccatcctatggaatccagagatttgtagttttacaaggtctttatccttctctgccatagagttctggtgcctcacaaaactacaaatcccaggattctatatggtggACCTATGGTAAttaaattagtgtcaaactgcattatttctacagtgtaggtgcacgaAAAGGTTTTGTAGCTCTTCTAAAAGACAGTTTCCTATTTCAGCCTCACAAGTATGAAGTGAATAAGAACATATCTAAGTCACCCACCATAAGTATATTTGTGTAATAAGTGTAGGTTGTCAGCCAAGTGATTATTAAGGAAATGAATATGTTTTGTGTAAAATTTGTGGGCTGTGTAAAAAGTACAGGCTGTCAAACAAATgactgcatttctccctgttatgACAAAATCTCAACATTGGTTCCTTTCTGTGATATTAATAGCcacaaatgaacaaaaaacaaacaagcaagcaagcaaactgaAGCAGTCTCTTGCTCTTGGACTGTAAGGCcaatttattatttccttttccaGTGACATTGTAAAAGAGAAGTAGCCTCAGGAAGTAACTGTGACTTTTTCACCTATCTCTACTGAGAGAGATTGATCAGTGATCACTCTACTAAACAGAGAACACACTCCTGGTAAGACAAATCTTGGCTgtcacaaaagaaacaaaaaacaaaacaaaataaaaaccatggAGAGGGAATGACTCCTTCAACTGCACAACACATTTAGAATAGTAGATATTCGCAGGCAAGCCACTGGCAAGCCAGCTAGCTCACTTTGTGTTTTATTCAATGgcaataaaaaatggaagatgttttgtAGGCACAGCAAGTGGGCCAAGGAAGGGCCACCCTTTGCTTAAATAGCATAATCAAGGAATTTGGCAAACGTCTGCAGTTCAGAagagaggccaaaataatggTTCAAACCACACAATCTATTTCCAAAGACTGAAAACTCACCAGCTCCCTTGTGGCTATCAAGGCTGATGAATTCCAAGTTGCCCTCATGCGGAGTCCTGCTGCCTTCACGCTGAGACACGTGCTTTCCTCCAGGGCTATACCGGAAGGCAAAGTAGTAATCTGCCAGGGTGACCTAGTGGAAGAGGAGACAATGCTGAATAAGCTGTTAGGGTGACCTGATAGGAGAAGGATAAATAACTACCAGTCCAGCCTGGTTTGCAAGGCACTCTTTAATTCAGTTACTGAGCATTTTACTGACTACCATGAGCTTTGAAGCCCCTCTCTGAATTTTTGAAGCAGCCTGGAAGAAACAAACATCAGAATGGGTTTAACCAGGAGGTGCAGGCACTTGCTACAGTGTGCTACAAAATAAGCATGTAAAGACAACTCCTTGCATCTTTCTAGTTCTCATTCTGCAATATGAAAGTGTCTGTGTGTGAACTTGGAAATATGacttttgggactacagcacccagaatcctcAATCCACCATGGTTCAGAAAGCACACGTCTCAAAAACAGCAAAAGTTAATGTTTGCTggtaggaaagaaaaaggaaggatctCCTCACATACTTTTTTGAGTAGAGTTGCCCTGAGTGAAAGATAAAAACTTCTGAGTCCATTATAGCTATACTTGGGGAAGTTTGCTAGAACCACCAAATATGTTCTTCCAGAGCACAGGAATCTCttcagcaggggtaggcaacatttttgagccgggggccgggttgctgtccctcagacaactggggggccgaagccaataaataaataaataaataaaatttaaaaattaaatatataaataaaccaggacaaatgtaggacaaaactttcaaatggaagacactttttttaaaaaaaatggaggacatgtgaaaaaatttgctgatttttaaaaaaatgttaatataaatgcatgtttctgaggcttctatagacaattgccccccaaaggcaccggcggcaatcggcggcaggaccaggctggggccggtcccaaggcctcggcgggccacatccggcccgcgggccgcaggttgcctatccctgagcAAGAACATATTCCTTATCTGCTTCTGCTCTATTCCTTACCGCCGTAAGATCGGCTGGATTCACATATATGTTCTCAGCAGCAAGGTTCCCGTGAGTATACTCATTCTCATGGAGGTACTCCAGGACATCCAACTAAAAGCAAAATTTAAGGCAGAGAAAGAATGTCATCAATGGAATGCCTGGCTTTCTCAGGATGACTGACCAATGGAAACATTTATCAGACTATTCTCAGGTGTTAATGGAGAGTGTTTAACATGTACCCTCTGACATCTGAGATACACCTCTAAAACATTCACTCACTGCTTCAATCTGAACAGACTGTTTGAACAGGACTTCACACCATAAAACCGCAGACAATAGGCTATTTAACTGCATCTTGAAGAAAACATTTGCAGCTCCAAAGACTGCCTCATGCCTGGGGGAGGAGACAGGGCTCATATATGCTTGTGCAtttattttccctctctcttatacacacacatacagacagccTTAATCGTGGAAGTGCTTTTGGCAGCAATGGCAGTACAAAGGTTTCTTCACAGATTTTGGAGGGATCTACAACAGATGTCTTAGTGAAATCCACAAAGCTGCAGCCTTGGAAAGGTCCACAACAGAGTTTGGGTGGTTTTATTTCTGGAAGTGTATCTCTGATTTACAGCAAAGTACATCTATGCCAGGAGGTTCTGGGAGATACACAGAATATGAGTTGTGTACCTCTGAGCTAGAGCTCAGCAATCTAGAGTCCAGATCCTAATGTGTCGAAGAACCTGTGCCATTATTTTCTAGTCCTTTTTGAGGAGCATActtaaaacaaccatgtgtgacaTTAATGTGACAAATGCTCCTCAAAGTACAGCTGCTATCAAAGTAAGAAGTGATGGCACTTCTATTTAAATCACCCTATGGCAGTGACATAACAAACCCCCATAATTCCTTTTGTCAGTGGCAAACCCCACAATTTTACAACTGAACAGTATTTGTTAACTAATTTGTTTGAGAAGCCCTTTTGCTCTACTTCCCTTTTTTGATATTCCATACCAGCCTGACTGCAAGTTGCAATGCAGCTTTCTCTGTCATCTTGTTTGCACAGTCATCCAGGATTGATTGAAGTGAGCGACCCAAATTAGAGAAGACTAGGAACCTGTCAGTCAAAAGAAATAATGCCGAACATGAATTATCATTTATTGGAGATGTCTAGCCATTTTTATAACCCTTCATCTATCTATCAGATAAGTCCTCTTCTGTTCTTTGAAAGCTGAAAGTGAAAATTATCAGTAATTTAAGTAtgaaatgggaagaagagagTTTATCTCAGTTCAGCTTACTGCAGCACTATGGCCATGACCTCCCAGAATGAGACTACTTCCCTCTCCAAGCTAGCATGTATAATATGTAATATTATCAGATGACTAAAAATGTGGGGATGAAAAGCAGGAAGTATAACAATAAGGAAATATTACATACAAAAAAGAAAGTCTTGAGTAGGACTAATACCAGTCAGTATTTTGCCCTTCTGGAGAAAAAGGAGAgtaagactgcatctgcattgcagaaatgatctaatcagacaccactttaactaccattgctcaatgatatggaattcgaggatctgtagttttgcgagacatattgtctcctctgtcagaaagctctggtgccacaacaaactgcaaaccccagtattccatagaatagagccatggcagttaaagtggcatcaaactggattatttctgcagtgctgcctgaaaaatgaaatgcactgatataggatgggtgacacctggctgaactagactacgtgtgaaagggatctgggagtccacaggttgaacatgagtcaacagtgcaatgcggcagctaacaaggccaaatgcgattttaggctgcatcaatagaagtatagcgtctagatcaagggaaataatagtgacactctattctgctttggtcaggccccacctggaatattgtgtccagttctgggcaccacaattccaaaaggacattgagaaactggagcgtgtccaaaggaaggcgattaaaatggtgaagggtctgaaaaccatgccctatgaggaacgactcagggagctggggatgtttagcctggagaagagaaggttaagaggtgatatgatagccctgtttaaatacttgaagggatgtcatattgaggagggagctaacttgttttctgctgccccagagaacaggacccaatggagcaatggatgcaagctgcaggaaaagagattccacttaaacattaggaggaacttcctgacagtaagggctgtctgacagtggaacacactccttcctcggagtgtagtggagtctccctccttggaagtcttcaaacagaggctggatggccatctgtcagggatgctttgattgagagttcctgcatggaagggagttggatgattctatgattctatggcaaagGAAGAATGGATTCATGGACtgtataaaagaaaggaaagagggcagTGAAATAAGTGCAGGGGTGGTAGAGGAACACAATGGCATTGGACAAAGGAGGGATTTGGGCAGTAAAGAGATAGACGGTACACAAGAATGCCTTAGTCAAAGTTGCCTCACCTGTAGCAACCATTATGGAGACCAAAACCAACACACTCAGGGATCCCCAGCAGTGGTACTAAATGctgtttcttccatttctctactGAGAGATAAACATGTTAAAGACAGGATTTGTCAGAGGTTTAGATAAACAGAAGTAGACCCAACCAGGTTGATAAAAGCTCTGCATCAACAATTTACTGCATTGCTGTGAGGAATATACAACCATATTTTTTTCTCTGCAGCATACTAGACTTTTACTCATTCTGCGTTAATGTTAACAAAAAATTAGATAGTAATCATTTACCATGACTACAAATATGCAATTGCCCTTTTGCTATTTAGAAGTGCTTTCATGTCTAACATAAAATGAAATATCACTGAACCAGCAACACACAATACAACAATCTTTAAAAGCAGACAGGTGAAGAAGTTTTAAATCCAGGAGTAAATCTGATACAGATAAAAATAAGCTTAAAGTCGAATGCTTTAATGGctagcatccataatttttgtggctttttgggggctatgtagccatgttctaatctaaaagaatttgttcctgacgtttcaaaATAAGTTTGCTCTTAGAAAGTCATGCCACTTcaaattcaaaacagaaaagaTTACATTTCTTTAATTCTGCTCTTTGAAGATGGCACCAGTATTTGTTAGTTGCAGGTTTAAGTCCATTTGCAAAACCAGAactaagggggaaaaaactagACAGCCTCATTTGCCCTTAGTACATGgcagaagaaacagaaacaaaagtatCTGCCCAAAGAACTGGAGTCCTGCCACTTTAAAATAGAACGATTCTCACATCTGGGCACACAAGGTCTCTTTGTGATATGGGACAATTAATGCCTACCCTAATTTCTCAAACAAAGTCTTACCTGAGACTTTCTTTGCAGCTCGCTGCAGAAAGTTTTGTTCATTGAAGATCCTCCCCTCTTTGCAGTCCTAAGAAGAAAGATTAGAGTTGGCACTGATATACCTTTTTCTGCCTCATCACCACCTTCTCTTTGATTACCAGAATACAAAAATGTTTCTATCAGGCTTCTCAGGCAGTGTAGACTTTCATTTTTGTATTACGGATGGGAAATGAAGCAATGGGAGAGAAATATACGCAGAGAcatatggaggaaggaaggatagaatgCTACTAGGAATGCCTTCCCATTGAAACATTACTAACCATGAGTGCATTTAGTATCCTGCAAACCCATTAGATGGAACAATCCATCTTTTTGCTCTTTAAAGAAGAGGAGAAGTATTTCTTCTTTGTGTTACTGATTACTGGACAAAACATAGGGATGAAAGATTTAAGATGAGCACATCCTGGTGGGAAGTCTGAAATGACACAAAGTGAAGGCTTCACTGATGATTAAAGTTGGAGCCACAATGCCTTACAaagcccccaaactctggaacgacctgccggatgagatccgtcagataacatcattagacagctttaaaaaagcgttCAAGACGGATCTTTCTGGCAGGCATTTCCAGATTAACCTCGGCCCAGGTTCTCTGATCCCTCATTCCTCCGTGGCCCCATTTAGTGATGgtttgaggatcaacagagggcatcagggtttttagtttttaattgtttttttatgctttgatattgtgttttaatatgttataccaggggtaggcacaTTTtgtgagccgggggccgggttgctgtccctcaaacaactggggggccgaagccaataaataaataaataataaaattttaaattaaatatataaataaaccaggacaaatgtaggaaaaacttcaaatggaagacacttttttaaaaaaatggaggacatgtgaaaaaatttgctgatttttaaaaaagttaatataaatgcatgtttctgagctctatagacaatgcccccccaaggccccggcggcaatcggcggcaggaccaggctggggcgtcccaaggcctcgccgggccacatccggcccgcgggccgcaggttgcctatccctgtgtTATATGTTTAATACtgcttaaggggggagggataaaggtttttaattgttgtattttatttattttactgttgttaaccgcccggattggtttgccatagggcggatacaaataataataataataatataataatattattattattattaaaatacaccCCCACTccaagtacactcatccctccatatttgtggctttattcatggatttgattaatagttCTCTCtaggatatctaggtcctccagtgcaactctatggtcaactaaaagttgcactgaaagacctagagattcctagacagaatactctactaggcattgtagcctcctccagtgcagttctatggtcagtgtctgcgctgaccacagagttgcactggaggaccaagagattcctagagaggtgttcctcaggtaaaagcatggtgtttttaggttgcagtttttccacatttatagGGGTCTGTCCCCTAACTTTAGTGAATATGGAGGACAAGTGTATATATTCCTAGCCACCAATTACTGGTGTTACTCATTTCCTTTTGTCTTGTCCTTTGCTATTCCTGTCTTGAGAAGTCATAGGATTCTTATAAGTACAGGAAAGTATAGAATATGATCAAGCAGGTTGCCTACACGTTAATTGGATAATGATTATCATTTAAGTCTAAGAGAAAGGGAAACACATAGAAAAGAATGAATGCTTATAATGTACAAATTATGTAAGTACTGGgttataaaggggggggggtagaagAAAATTCCTTGGGGTGTATTATTTCAAAGGAAACAATGATTTTATTATCTGAAATATTTACCCACTCTTCAGTGTCACTAGATTTGGGTTTAAAGTGCAAACAAACTCTGGTGGTTTAAAGACGGCAAAGAACCAAACAAACCAATCTCACAACAGAAAAGGTGTCAAGGTTAGATTCCAACCTGagctttttgcaaaaaaattccCTTCTCGTGTTAGAGGACTCTTGTTCTTGCTTGCTTGAGGCATAGTGCCTGCCAAACAACAACACTGGTCTAAGGTACAGCATTACAGATTACCTTGAGGTCAAAAGATCTTTCTAGAAGATGGAAAAGAGGCCAGGAGTTCTCCATTCCCTTCACCTTGCCAAGTCTGTCCTGCTCCTTATCATGATGATCTCACCCTTAGGGTCTTTTTGTGTTACTGATTACTGGAACCCATTGGAGAAAGAGAGGTTTTAAATCTGGACTGGGAAAACAGTGGCCACCCAACTCTCACAAGCCCCATCTGTTGGCATTTGGTGAGGATTGGGGTTAGTCATATCACCAACATGAGGAAGGCCACCagttcaaataaaaacaacacagcttcatttataaccgcttcataccgaactggcagtgtctaagcagtttacaagtgtaagctattttgcccaacaatctgggtactcattttagcgacttcggaaggaggcaagcctgagtcaagcttcagccTTTGCTGGTATGGAACGCGCAACCTTGCTATATCCTCCTGTTATGTTTGTTATTTTGGATTTGCCAAGCCCAAACTCAAGTTCGGTATATGGAATGTTACATGTTACACCTGACACATAGATCTGAACTCACTTTTTGAGGGTGTATCTCTGCGGGGACAGCAGGCTCCAGATGCTGACTTTGCTGTGAAAGGATGAAATAAATGAAGGTTACAGATAATACACGATTTCAGTGTATTTAGATGAGGCCCAACAGCCAACAGGCTCTAAAGTTCTAACCCCAACTTTGATCGACTGGAAATACTGTCATTGAATCTCACTTATGGatcacaagaaaaaaagtgcacaTGGAGAACTCTTAAGTTTAGATGCCAAGTTAATGTtctggacttttttaaaaaatgatgagaaGCTATGGCAGAGCTACTTCTTGGTGTTTTACTACTGTCTTTCACCGCTTCCATTCAATACGACAAAGCAAAACACCTTGCTTAAACCATGATTTGAAGGTATCTTATGAATCTGGGCTTGTTTAggtgaaaatgaaaaagaagcgTAATGGGAAATTATGGCTTCTTTACTCCACTgatgaaatggaaaggaaagtagGAAGGAGAGGCCTGTATACAGTTTCCCACTGCTCGATATGCTGCTTgccaaaaactttttttttttatatatggtACATCAACAATCATAAACCTGTTGCTAATAACttttagctattattattatagcatccaataccattcatttttcctgTTCCTGGATGCTACTTCCTTTTCTATTGTGCTACCTAGTTTataattcatttgtgtttttgtaatatttactaagaatgcttccatttttattttaatgtaaatcaTGCTTTAAAAGAATAATGAAGTGAAGTAAGTCCACAGAAATTATTATGATCCATTATATAGGGCAGATGTATATCTTTTTTCACCAAAGGATAATGTTTTTTCCCCAGGTAGTACAGCACAGAACAGCCACATACGGGCCCATATTATGTGTAAGCACATTCTATACCTCATACATCATCCCATGGTCATCTGTGTCAGAAGTTTTTTAAGAATCCACTGCTTATCATTCAGGTCGGTCAGGGGTCTGACCCTCTGGGAGAGGTTCACCAATGCACTTTTGTCCTTCCTGGGAGAGCGGGAACTGAGCTTTGCtttccaaatgaaaaaaaaaaatggttactTACATTTCAAGCCCTTTATCGTACGTTTTCAGGGTAGACAGCCTACCTCTCTCCTCTTGTTTTAACAATAAACTAAATGCTAATGTGCTCACATTCCTACCTCTTTAGTAAATATTCCATCCCAAATCAAGCTTGAAGCTGCCTGAGAAGAACTCAGGCTCTGGGGTGTCAATCTCCCACCCATCATTCACACACCAATTACAACATTACTGTTTTGCTGCTGCTACTCAACACTTTCCAAGAGAGAAGAAAGCCTCCACCATTGATAATTTCCATAAAGACACATCCTGTTACAGAAACTTGGAACTAATATTGTGTTTAAATGCAATAAAACAGCTTTCTCTCATGTCTCTTTCTATCAATTTACATGGAGGtgctgggggggaggaggagagatagtATAGTGACAATGGGTTAGGCACACATCAGGATTACATGGTGTGAATCTCACTACTGCAAAATTCTTCAGGTTGCTAGCACAAAGAAATACATGTTTAGGTATTTTTTAggtatttgttttaaaagttctAACACAACTATTTGTGGCAAGGCCAATAGTGCTTGAAATTCAGGAGATTTGGACGAACCTTTGCTCAGCTATGAAGTTCAAGGAGTAATCTTCAGCCAGTCACTGCCTCAGTCTAGGATGTCTTGTAGTGGCTTTTGTGACATTTAAACAAGTACGATTTTCTTTGGAGAAGAACAGAATAAAGGTATGATAATTAAATGAAAAGATCAGAGGCAGTGCAGCAATGGTAACAAGACAAGTCAAAAGCCATTAGGCTCGACCACTCAGGCCTACAGCAATCTGAAGAATAATCACAGTAGTGAGATTCACACAATGTTATTCTTGAGTGTGTTTCACCCCATTGTCACATACTACACCCCCCCAGCACCTTCAATGTAAATGATGGAAGAGGCATAGAGGGAAAGCTGTTTTCTGAAATAGCATATTCCAGAAAATTGGAACTTCTGGCACATCTTCTATTCATATGTGAAGCACAGAAATAACACACAATGGGGAGTCTTGAAATCCATAAGTGGCCAACACGGAAGCATGAGCAAGCAGTGTTGTCTGCAAAGGATAATCTCTACAAATGCCCACCATCTCACCTTTTGCTTTGGGAGACAGATAACTGCTGAGGTCTGTGCAAGGCTTGTTAAACTGAAGCAgaggctttttcttcttcctggtaaAAAAGGTGCATCTTTCTCTACAGGAAGCCTTTGTAGATGAACGGGATTTTTCCGGATGTAGCCCTGTGCAAAACAAAGGCGACATTATCAGActgacaagtttttaaaaaaaaaagtggactGATGCCAACAGTCCAGCATATGAACAGTTCAAAGACCTGTATCTGAGCACAGCCCGCTGCCATGGCTGGACAGCCAACAGGGACAGGCAGGCAGCTTGGTAGCAGTAAGGAGCAAAATGGGCTGCACACCTGAATATGCAGAGAATGTTAAGGATTTGGCATTCATACATCAAAAATTTGCCCaaagtttataaataaaataaaattttccaGTCCA
This genomic stretch from Sceloporus undulatus isolate JIND9_A2432 ecotype Alabama chromosome 8, SceUnd_v1.1, whole genome shotgun sequence harbors:
- the VRK3 gene encoding inactive serine/threonine-protein kinase VRK3 isoform X2, whose translation is MVNFCPQCGQRVETVFNFCPSCGGRLPPQEEEPMQITPSPSLKGLHQEIQVHLQRLPVEKKMHLFLPEEEKASASVKQGLAQTSAVILSPKAKAKLSSRSPRKDKSALVKPLPEGQTLTDLNDKQWILKKLLTQNDHGMMYEAKSASGACCPKQRYTLKLDCKEGRIFNEQNFLQRAAKKVSEKWKKQHLVPLLGIPECVGFGLHNGCYRFLVFSNLGRSLQSILDDCANKMTEKAALQLAVRLLDVLEYLHENEYTHGNLAAENIYVNPADLTAVTLADYYFAFRYSPGGKHVSQREGSRTPHEGNLEFISLDSHKGAAPSRRSDLESLGYCLVKWLCGSLPWSEELANPCAVMEKKERYKSDVIKHPRLSYGWKAIPEALQGYLLQVMPLEYDEKPDYEELQTLLKRPLLLMKTDAYDSVDLRVAP
- the VRK3 gene encoding inactive serine/threonine-protein kinase VRK3 isoform X1, with product MVNFCPQCGQRVETVFNFCPSCGGRLPPQEEEPMQITPSPSLKGLHQEIQVHLQRLPVEKKMHLFLPEEEKASASVKQGLAQTSAVILSPKAKAKLSSRSPRKDKSALVKPLPEGQTLTDLNDKQWILKKLLTQNDHGMMYEAKSASGACCPKQRYTLKLDCKEGRIFNEQNFLQRAAKKVSVEKWKKQHLVPLLGIPECVGFGLHNGCYRFLVFSNLGRSLQSILDDCANKMTEKAALQLAVRLLDVLEYLHENEYTHGNLAAENIYVNPADLTAVTLADYYFAFRYSPGGKHVSQREGSRTPHEGNLEFISLDSHKGAAPSRRSDLESLGYCLVKWLCGSLPWSEELANPCAVMEKKERYKSDVIKHPRLSYGWKAIPEALQGYLLQVMPLEYDEKPDYEELQTLLKRPLLLMKTDAYDSVDLRVAP